A single region of the Thermodesulfatator indicus DSM 15286 genome encodes:
- a CDS encoding KpsF/GutQ family sugar-phosphate isomerase, which produces MKPEFIVKNAQEVFDIEIEGLKEVQQKLGPEFVKAVELILNTRGRVVVTGIGKSGLIGRKIVATLSSTGTPSFFLHPAEALHGDLGMVVVDDILLAISNSGETEEVNKLLPSLKNRGVKIIAFTGNPSSTLAKNADVVIDIGVPREACPLGVAPTASTTATLVMGDALAMVLAKLRNIRLEDFRRNHPGGSLGERLKVAVSQIMLTGEALPLVAPEDTMSQVIEVMDEKRLGCALVVEEGKRLCGIVTDGDLRRALLKYGDFRNLAVKKVMTPNPKTIEPEALAAEALYLMEKKLITVLPVTDEEKRVVGILHLHDILGKGQFKFN; this is translated from the coding sequence ATGAAACCGGAATTTATCGTAAAAAACGCCCAGGAAGTCTTTGACATTGAAATAGAAGGCCTAAAGGAAGTTCAACAAAAACTCGGCCCTGAATTCGTAAAAGCTGTGGAGCTAATCCTTAATACCCGTGGGCGCGTCGTTGTTACGGGCATCGGGAAAAGTGGCCTTATTGGCCGCAAAATTGTGGCTACTCTTTCTTCTACCGGCACACCTTCTTTTTTTCTTCACCCGGCTGAGGCCCTTCACGGTGACCTGGGCATGGTGGTGGTAGACGACATACTTCTGGCTATATCCAACTCTGGTGAAACTGAAGAAGTCAACAAGCTCCTTCCGTCACTTAAAAACCGCGGTGTAAAAATCATCGCTTTTACCGGCAACCCTTCTTCTACTCTGGCTAAAAACGCTGACGTAGTAATAGACATAGGCGTTCCACGAGAGGCCTGTCCCTTGGGAGTTGCTCCTACCGCAAGTACCACCGCAACACTGGTTATGGGAGATGCCTTAGCCATGGTGCTCGCCAAACTGCGTAACATCCGCCTGGAAGACTTTCGCCGCAATCACCCAGGTGGCTCCCTTGGAGAAAGGCTAAAGGTAGCGGTATCCCAAATTATGCTCACCGGGGAGGCTTTGCCTCTTGTTGCTCCTGAAGATACCATGTCTCAAGTTATCGAAGTGATGGACGAAAAGCGCCTGGGCTGTGCCCTGGTGGTTGAAGAGGGAAAAAGGCTCTGTGGCATCGTGACTGACGGAGACTTGCGTCGAGCCCTTCTAAAATATGGAGACTTTAGAAACCTGGCCGTCAAAAAAGTCATGACCCCTAACCCTAAAACCATAGAGCCTGAAGCTCTGGCAGCTGAGGCCCTTTATCTCATGGAGAAAAAATTAATCACGGTTTTACCTGTAACAGACGAAGAAAAAAGAGTGGTCGGTATTCTTCATTTACATGATATTTTAGGTAAAGGTCAGTTTAAATTTAACTAA
- a CDS encoding glycogen synthase: protein MFQIKEVYTLTREYRDIAGAGGLKDVAQELSEALVRKGIKVTVFMPRYGFLDPEKLGFWQTGVSFSVDMDYAHEERREEISLWQGELNGVRIFLIEADRYAEKLGIYTYTEEEEKREPWKKKGTGHFDYFAMNILLQKTALCTAIYLEEKPEIIHCHDGHTACTPALAREIMGFRHYFPYSGFLITIHNAGLGYHQDVADLPFAKANTGLPWRVINDSLLNGSFNPFLCGSKYAVINTVSEQYAKELQETDLDAHTGWLGHALKERGIKLYGITNGITPEDFDPRKPEKLGLPAGFDPLKGDFAGKKVCRQELLRKIKERDLRVKAFGSPEDREGWPLLTAISRLTEQKGINILAQTLRMLYEQGEEFLTVILGTGTPEIEESLMAIARDFPDRMALLLGYDPKLANLIYAAGDFFVIPSNYEPCGLTDFMAQLMGNLPIVRHTGGLVKVKDGFNGFVYVEQKPEELAGAILRAFEVYRKDPARIKQMIKQAIEHIYENYTWDKVSEKYLELYRKALNLRPISKD from the coding sequence ATGTTTCAAATCAAAGAAGTTTACACCTTAACCCGAGAATATAGAGATATTGCCGGAGCTGGCGGCTTAAAAGACGTGGCTCAGGAGCTTTCTGAAGCCCTGGTCAGAAAAGGTATCAAAGTAACTGTTTTTATGCCCCGCTACGGATTTCTGGATCCAGAAAAGCTGGGTTTCTGGCAAACCGGCGTATCTTTTTCCGTAGATATGGACTACGCCCACGAAGAGAGACGAGAAGAAATATCTCTCTGGCAGGGAGAGCTTAACGGCGTGCGCATATTTCTTATAGAAGCGGACCGCTATGCGGAAAAGCTTGGCATTTACACCTACACCGAGGAAGAGGAAAAAAGGGAACCCTGGAAAAAGAAAGGCACCGGGCATTTTGATTATTTTGCTATGAATATCTTGCTCCAAAAAACGGCCCTCTGTACTGCTATTTACCTTGAAGAAAAGCCTGAAATAATCCACTGCCACGATGGGCACACCGCCTGCACTCCCGCACTTGCCCGGGAAATCATGGGTTTTCGGCATTACTTTCCCTACTCAGGTTTTCTTATCACCATACACAACGCCGGCCTTGGCTATCATCAAGACGTGGCGGACCTTCCCTTTGCCAAGGCCAATACCGGGCTTCCCTGGCGGGTTATAAATGACTCCCTGCTAAACGGTTCTTTTAACCCCTTTTTATGCGGGTCTAAATATGCCGTCATAAATACGGTTTCTGAACAGTACGCCAAAGAATTGCAGGAAACAGACCTTGACGCCCATACCGGCTGGCTTGGGCATGCCTTAAAAGAAAGAGGCATTAAACTTTACGGCATCACCAATGGCATTACGCCAGAGGATTTTGACCCGCGCAAACCCGAAAAACTTGGCCTTCCTGCCGGTTTTGACCCCCTGAAAGGAGACTTTGCCGGGAAAAAAGTCTGCCGTCAGGAACTGTTGCGCAAGATAAAAGAACGTGATCTGCGCGTGAAGGCCTTTGGTAGTCCTGAAGACAGAGAAGGCTGGCCCCTTCTTACGGCCATTTCTCGTTTAACTGAACAAAAAGGCATAAACATATTGGCCCAGACCCTTAGAATGCTTTACGAACAGGGCGAAGAATTTCTCACGGTAATCCTTGGCACAGGCACCCCGGAAATAGAAGAAAGCCTCATGGCCATTGCCAGAGACTTTCCCGACCGCATGGCCTTGCTTTTAGGCTATGACCCGAAACTTGCCAATTTAATTTACGCTGCTGGAGACTTTTTTGTTATCCCGTCAAATTACGAACCCTGCGGCCTTACGGACTTTATGGCCCAGCTTATGGGAAATCTTCCCATTGTGCGCCACACCGGCGGCCTAGTAAAAGTAAAAGACGGCTTCAACGGCTTTGTCTATGTGGAACAAAAGCCCGAAGAATTGGCAGGCGCTATTCTGCGAGCCTTTGAAGTTTACCGAAAGGACCCGGCCAGGATAAAACAAATGATAAAACAGGCTATAGAACACATTTATGAAAATTACACCTGGGACAAAGTCTCAGAAAAATATTTAGAACTTTACCGCAAGGCCTTAAATTTGCGGCCTATTTCTAAAGATTAA
- a CDS encoding TrpB-like pyridoxal phosphate-dependent enzyme: MDDTKILLSENELPEAWYNIIPRLPNPPAPPLNPQTKEPVKPEDLEPIFPKSLIEQEMSPEPWVEIPGAVREIYKLWRPTPLQRARNLEKALGTPARIYFKNESVSPPGSHKPNTAVAQAYYNKEAGIKRLATETGAGQWGSALSFACKLFGLECTVYMVKVSFEQKPFRKSLMHIWGAEVFPSPTNRTQAGRKILEENPDSTGSLGIAISEAVEDAATHEDTNYALGSVLNHVLLHQTVIGLETQKQLALAGEKPDILIGCVGGGSNFAGFTFPFIGDIIEGKLEAEVIAVEPTSCPTLTKGIYTYDFGDTAGLTPLLLMHTLGHSFEPPAIHAGGLRYHGDAPLVCQLVKDGYIKPRAYPQNPCFEAAVLFAQTEGIIPAPETSHAIKAAVDEALKCKETGEEKVIVFGFSGHGHFDLAAYDAYLEGKLEDYEYPEEKIKEALEALAHFPKFPTGL; encoded by the coding sequence ATGGACGATACTAAGATTTTACTTTCAGAGAATGAACTCCCAGAGGCCTGGTATAATATTATTCCGAGGCTACCTAACCCACCCGCTCCACCACTTAACCCTCAAACCAAAGAGCCCGTAAAACCAGAAGACCTTGAGCCGATTTTCCCTAAATCTCTTATTGAGCAGGAGATGAGCCCTGAGCCGTGGGTGGAAATTCCAGGCGCCGTCAGAGAAATTTATAAACTCTGGCGGCCAACACCCCTTCAGCGGGCTCGCAACCTGGAAAAGGCCCTGGGGACTCCGGCTCGCATTTACTTTAAAAACGAAAGCGTAAGCCCGCCTGGTAGCCATAAGCCTAACACCGCTGTGGCCCAGGCTTACTATAATAAAGAAGCCGGTATAAAAAGGCTGGCCACAGAAACCGGGGCTGGCCAGTGGGGAAGTGCCCTTTCCTTTGCCTGTAAACTCTTTGGCCTTGAGTGCACGGTTTATATGGTAAAAGTCTCTTTTGAACAAAAGCCTTTTCGTAAAAGCCTTATGCACATTTGGGGGGCAGAGGTCTTCCCTTCGCCCACCAATCGCACCCAGGCTGGCCGTAAAATTCTTGAGGAAAATCCTGACTCTACCGGAAGCCTTGGTATAGCCATTTCCGAAGCCGTGGAAGACGCCGCCACCCATGAAGACACCAACTATGCCCTGGGAAGTGTCTTAAACCATGTGTTGCTTCATCAAACGGTAATAGGCCTTGAAACCCAAAAGCAGCTTGCTTTAGCCGGAGAAAAACCAGATATCTTGATTGGCTGTGTAGGTGGTGGTAGTAACTTTGCCGGATTCACTTTTCCTTTTATCGGTGACATAATTGAAGGCAAACTTGAGGCGGAAGTCATAGCCGTTGAGCCCACGAGCTGCCCCACCTTGACCAAAGGTATCTACACTTATGATTTCGGCGACACCGCCGGGCTTACCCCGCTTCTTTTGATGCATACCCTGGGGCATTCCTTTGAACCACCGGCTATTCACGCGGGAGGGTTGCGCTATCATGGCGACGCCCCACTGGTTTGCCAACTGGTCAAAGATGGCTATATAAAGCCGCGGGCCTATCCGCAGAACCCCTGCTTTGAAGCGGCGGTCCTTTTTGCCCAAACAGAGGGCATAATCCCTGCTCCTGAAACCAGCCACGCTATAAAGGCTGCCGTTGACGAGGCCTTAAAGTGCAAAGAAACAGGGGAAGAAAAAGTAATTGTGTTTGGGTTTAGCGGGCACGGCCACTTTGACCTGGCGGCTTACGACGCCTATCTTGAGGGCAAATTAGAAGACTACGAATACCCTGAAGAAAAAATTAAAGAAGCCTTAGAAGCCCTGGCCCATTTCCCCAAATTTCCAACGGGCCTCTAG
- a CDS encoding YifB family Mg chelatase-like AAA ATPase produces the protein MLAKTFSASLWGVEARLIEVEVDISYGLPGFSLVGLPQGAVKESKERLRAAFKNAGFDFPDQKITVNLAPADLKKEGSGFDLPIAVGLLVTMRILPQERVSRFIFYGELSLDGKLKGVRGILPVALLAKERGLFLFCPFENAKEASLVKGLQIFTAEDLAQLVAILRGEGKPPQIPEDAEPETREYPDLSEIIGQEQAKRALEISAAGGHNVLLVGPPGSGKSMLAKRLPGLLPPLSYEEALETTRIYSVAGLLSGEHPVLWERPFRAPHHTVSDAGLIGGGNPPRPGEISLAHRGVLFLDELPEFRRNTLEALRQPLEEGQITVSRANMTITYPAKFTLIAAMNPCRCGHYGDKRKACQCTPQEVRRYRQKISGPLLDRIDIQIEVPAVEIKDLSQAPKGESSKTVAERVSKAREIQKKRFKKEGFLNAHMGNREINSFCQLGPQERAILEKAADKLNLSARAWHRVIKIARTIADLEGEKNIRTPHLLEALQYRLFDRPLW, from the coding sequence GTGCTCGCCAAAACTTTTTCGGCATCATTGTGGGGAGTTGAAGCCCGGCTTATAGAGGTTGAAGTTGACATATCTTACGGGCTCCCGGGCTTTTCCCTAGTTGGGCTTCCTCAGGGAGCGGTTAAAGAAAGCAAAGAAAGGTTAAGGGCCGCCTTTAAAAACGCAGGCTTTGATTTTCCTGACCAGAAAATCACGGTAAATCTCGCTCCGGCTGACCTCAAAAAAGAAGGAAGCGGCTTTGATCTGCCTATTGCTGTCGGCCTTTTGGTTACCATGCGAATTCTCCCTCAAGAAAGGGTAAGCCGGTTTATTTTTTACGGCGAGCTTTCTTTAGATGGCAAACTCAAAGGCGTGCGAGGGATCCTTCCGGTGGCCTTACTCGCCAAGGAAAGAGGTCTTTTTCTCTTTTGTCCTTTTGAAAATGCTAAAGAGGCTTCCCTAGTGAAAGGTCTTCAAATTTTTACCGCCGAGGACCTGGCGCAATTAGTAGCTATCTTGCGTGGTGAAGGCAAGCCCCCTCAAATACCAGAAGATGCTGAGCCAGAAACCAGAGAATATCCCGACCTTTCAGAAATCATTGGCCAGGAGCAGGCCAAACGCGCCCTGGAAATATCTGCCGCTGGCGGCCACAACGTTTTACTAGTAGGGCCACCTGGCTCTGGCAAAAGCATGCTGGCCAAGAGGCTTCCCGGGCTTCTTCCACCCCTTTCTTACGAAGAAGCCTTAGAGACCACTCGTATTTACAGCGTAGCTGGCCTTCTTTCCGGGGAGCATCCGGTGCTCTGGGAAAGGCCTTTTCGGGCGCCACATCACACGGTCTCTGACGCCGGCTTAATTGGTGGCGGAAACCCTCCCAGGCCGGGAGAAATTTCTCTGGCCCATCGGGGTGTACTTTTCTTAGACGAATTACCAGAATTCAGGCGCAATACCCTTGAAGCCTTACGCCAGCCTCTTGAAGAAGGCCAAATTACGGTTTCCCGCGCTAACATGACCATTACCTACCCGGCCAAGTTTACTCTGATAGCAGCCATGAACCCTTGCCGCTGCGGCCATTACGGGGACAAACGCAAGGCCTGCCAGTGCACGCCCCAAGAAGTGCGGCGTTACCGGCAAAAAATTTCAGGCCCGCTTCTTGACCGCATTGACATTCAAATTGAAGTACCTGCGGTAGAAATAAAAGACTTAAGTCAGGCGCCAAAGGGTGAATCTTCTAAAACTGTGGCCGAAAGGGTGTCGAAGGCCAGAGAAATTCAGAAAAAGCGCTTTAAAAAAGAAGGTTTTCTTAATGCCCATATGGGCAACCGGGAAATAAACAGTTTTTGCCAGCTTGGCCCCCAAGAAAGGGCTATCCTTGAAAAGGCAGCGGATAAGTTAAATCTTTCGGCCCGGGCCTGGCACAGGGTCATAAAAATTGCCCGCACCATCGCCGACCTTGAAGGCGAAAAAAATATCCGAACACCTCACCTTTTAGAAGCCTTGCAGTATCGTCTTTTTGACCGCCCGCTATGGTAA
- a CDS encoding SLC13 family permease, whose product MILYFKNNLFLFLSLFLALILIALSKFPLTEIPTLVDWKTILSLSGLILITTAIKESGAFYYFSYFIASNIRNERILSLFFVVFTAFIATFLTNDISLFIVVPITLTLQDILQKKLAKLVIFEIIAANVGSTLTPIGNPQNLFLWHQWEISFLTFIEIMFPLFLLLLILLVLFVFFLIPSEKISKMSKVKISFFKKDFVVAMFFFVLFLCFLEFDQINFLIFLILIFALFFRKILFKCDWGLIFLFILIFINIKLIFYLKFLNIFFNNLLIKSSKYVFITSALASQIFSNVPAAIFLVNYSTNLKAIAYGVNVAGNGLVFASLANLIGLRLYSKRDIYLLFHLYSIPYFLISFILSLIIFFH is encoded by the coding sequence ATGATTCTTTATTTTAAAAATAACCTGTTCCTGTTTCTTTCTCTCTTTTTGGCCTTAATCTTGATTGCTTTGAGCAAGTTTCCTTTAACAGAAATCCCCACTTTAGTAGATTGGAAAACAATTTTAAGTCTTAGCGGCTTGATACTAATAACTACAGCTATTAAGGAAAGCGGAGCCTTTTATTACTTTTCTTATTTTATAGCCTCCAACATAAGAAATGAACGTATTTTAAGTCTATTTTTTGTTGTTTTTACAGCTTTTATTGCTACTTTTCTTACTAACGATATATCTCTTTTTATTGTTGTTCCCATTACTTTAACGTTGCAGGATATTCTTCAAAAAAAATTAGCAAAATTGGTTATTTTTGAAATAATAGCAGCAAATGTTGGTTCAACACTAACCCCAATTGGAAATCCTCAAAATCTCTTTTTGTGGCATCAGTGGGAAATATCTTTTCTAACATTTATTGAAATAATGTTTCCCCTGTTTTTGTTATTGTTAATATTATTGGTTTTGTTTGTTTTTTTTCTTATTCCTTCTGAAAAAATATCTAAGATGTCTAAGGTAAAAATTTCTTTTTTTAAAAAAGATTTTGTTGTTGCTATGTTCTTTTTTGTTTTATTTCTCTGTTTTTTAGAGTTTGATCAAATAAATTTTCTTATTTTTTTAATATTAATTTTTGCTCTTTTCTTTCGAAAGATATTATTCAAATGCGATTGGGGCTTAATTTTTCTTTTTATTTTGATCTTCATTAATATTAAACTTATCTTTTATTTGAAATTTTTAAATATTTTTTTTAATAACCTTTTGATTAAAAGTAGTAAATATGTATTTATAACTTCTGCTTTAGCTTCACAAATTTTTAGTAATGTCCCGGCAGCTATATTTTTAGTTAATTATTCAACTAATTTGAAAGCCATAGCTTATGGTGTTAATGTGGCTGGCAATGGACTAGTTTTTGCTTCATTAGCTAATTTAATTGGTTTGCGTCTTTATTCAAAAAGGGATATTTATCTTCTCTTTCATCTTTACTCGATTCCCTATTTTTTGATTAGTTTCATTCTATCTTTAATAATTTTCTTTCATTAA
- the truD gene encoding tRNA pseudouridine(13) synthase TruD → MRIKVKPEDFIVYEVADIRPEPQGDFALYRLYKRGATTWDVIGDIARRLRLKASAIQFGGLKDRHAISYQYVTIRHGPKKDIKGKNYELSYLGQTKTPMSKARLKGNFFRLLVREVKISPEKLSREIALISRYGVVNYFDEQRFGSVKHGLGFAVKELILGHYERALYLLLAEGSQYEMKRTEAFRKCLKKNWPNFSACLDLAPSPWERRLLEFLASHKPSKRTFKRAFALVDREYLLMLCHAYQAYIWNETVKLYLKNLGLKLLPVPYLLGELLFYRDFPEELTEAILGTKIPLPSPRLILDQPLKELMEEVLRLEGIDGLEKFRTLAKGATFKTYPREVAIIPQKLKYETVDQNKVWLEFFLPKGSYATIVLKRLFLLPETN, encoded by the coding sequence ATGCGCATCAAAGTTAAGCCGGAAGACTTTATCGTCTATGAAGTGGCTGACATCAGACCTGAACCCCAGGGTGATTTTGCCCTTTATCGCCTTTATAAGCGAGGGGCAACTACCTGGGATGTAATCGGAGATATAGCCAGGCGTCTGCGCCTTAAGGCCTCGGCCATTCAGTTCGGTGGCCTCAAAGACCGCCACGCTATTTCTTACCAGTACGTAACTATCCGCCACGGACCCAAAAAAGACATAAAAGGTAAAAACTACGAACTCTCGTATCTGGGACAGACAAAAACCCCCATGTCCAAGGCCCGACTTAAAGGAAATTTTTTTCGCCTTCTGGTGCGAGAGGTTAAAATCTCGCCTGAGAAACTCTCGCGCGAAATAGCACTTATATCCCGTTACGGAGTGGTCAATTACTTTGACGAGCAGCGTTTTGGCTCGGTAAAACACGGCCTCGGGTTTGCCGTAAAAGAATTAATTCTTGGCCATTACGAAAGGGCCTTATATCTTTTGCTGGCTGAAGGAAGCCAATACGAAATGAAAAGGACCGAGGCCTTCCGTAAGTGTCTTAAGAAAAATTGGCCAAATTTTTCGGCCTGCCTAGACCTGGCTCCAAGCCCCTGGGAGAGGCGTCTCCTCGAGTTTTTAGCCAGCCATAAGCCCTCTAAACGCACTTTCAAACGAGCCTTTGCCCTGGTTGACCGGGAGTATCTTTTGATGCTCTGTCATGCCTACCAGGCCTACATCTGGAACGAGACGGTTAAGCTTTACCTGAAAAATTTGGGCCTAAAACTTTTGCCTGTCCCTTACCTACTCGGAGAACTACTTTTTTATCGCGATTTTCCCGAAGAGCTAACCGAAGCTATCCTGGGCACAAAGATCCCCTTACCAAGCCCAAGGCTTATACTGGACCAGCCATTAAAAGAATTAATGGAAGAAGTATTAAGACTTGAAGGCATAGACGGCCTTGAGAAATTTCGCACCCTGGCCAAAGGGGCTACTTTTAAAACTTATCCCCGTGAAGTAGCCATAATCCCCCAAAAACTCAAGTACGAAACAGTTGACCAGAACAAAGTGTGGCTTGAATTCTTTCTCCCCAAGGGGAGTTACGCCACTATCGTTCTCAAGAGACTTTTCTTACTTCCAGAGACGAATTAG